The DNA window GCGTCAAACCGATCATCACTCCCCGTTTCGCGATCAGCTGTGATATGGAGTTAATGAAAAAGCTAGCAGAATTAGCTGTACGTTACAATCTGAACGTTCAATCTCATATTTCAGAAAGCTTGGGAGAGGTTGAGTCAGTGAAAGAATTTTATCCGCATTGCAAAAACTATTCGAACGTTTATGACGAGGCAAAATTGATGACCAATCGTTGCGTATTGGCCCATGGAGTGCATCTGGAAGATGAAGAACTGGAAATTTTTGCAACTCGAGGAACCTCCGTTGCTCACTGTCCGACATCGAATACCAATCTAGGTTCAGGAATGTGCGACGTGAAACGTCTACATGCCGCAAAAGTAAAAGTTGGTTTGGGAACGGATGTTTCCGGGGGAAATCGGATTGCAATATATGATGTAATGCGAGCTGCTTTAGACGTGTCCCATCATTTGAACGTAATGAAGAAACAAGACGTTAAGGGGACCGGTAAAGTAGTGCCAACTTCGAAATATAACGAGCTGTATGTACCTTTAAATTACAAGCAAGTGATTTATCTGGCCACGTTGGGCGGTGCTGAAGGTGAGTCGGCGATGAGCCTGTTGATGACAACCGATAGTCTaaatttattattataataataatatcaaGTGGGTGTTTAATTGTTGATGGCTTTCAACACATTCAATTTATCAGCTAAAGTTTGTAGATAAGGTTGAACACACACACGTACATGAATTATATATTGCTTTATACCGCAAATATGAAGACTGCATCAATTTGATATAAAATCGCATCAATGTTGATTCAAATTCTTTAACGCGCTTTTAATCAATTCCAGCATTATCGATCGCGGACAAGGTGGGCAACTTTATGCCTGGTAAAGAGTTTGACGCACTACTCATTGACACGTCAGTGTACCCCATCAACAGATACAAACTACCAGCAGCTTTAATGCAAAACAAATCCCCTAAAGAGATGTTGCTAGAGCAGCTTCAGAAGTTTGTCTACGTGGGAAACGATCAGAACATTGTTAATGTATTCGTTGCTGGTCAAAAGGTCAAGTAAACTCTAACAAATTTCGACGACATTCCAAACTAatgaacaaattgaaaaaatgtctttttATTTAATCATAGTTCCCACCGAAATACACAAACAGTCATTCTCTTATCCCACCC is part of the Topomyia yanbarensis strain Yona2022 chromosome 1, ASM3024719v1, whole genome shotgun sequence genome and encodes:
- the LOC131676563 gene encoding guanine deaminase — protein: MERIFFGQIIHSTSFDSLELLTDGFVAVKNGKITAIGAKSEYESLPEKESYEKVELTESQFLLPGFIDCHIHAPQVPNIGLGLDKDLLGWLSTYTFPLEAEYKDVEFAQQVYSTVVRDTIASGTTCACYFATIYNDSNKVLADEIIRQGQRAFVGKVSSNRCCPDYYIETGTDASVQDNIDFIEYLLSKNIDRVKPIITPRFAISCDMELMKKLAELAVRYNLNVQSHISESLGEVESVKEFYPHCKNYSNVYDEAKLMTNRCVLAHGVHLEDEELEIFATRGTSVAHCPTSNTNLGSGMCDVKRLHAAKVKVGLGTDVSGGNRIAIYDVMRAALDVSHHLNVMKKQDVKGTGKVVPTSKYNELYVPLNYKQVIYLATLGGAEALSIADKVGNFMPGKEFDALLIDTSVYPINRYKLPAALMQNKSPKEMLLEQLQKFVYVGNDQNIVNVFVAGQKVK